A window from Streptococcus sp. 29887 encodes these proteins:
- a CDS encoding type II toxin-antitoxin system RelE/ParE family toxin, producing MVSDNKNYSLIIPETVQDQLKAIKNYIETTYFSEQAGANTVNNILYGLERLELFPEAGFNADERVGETIYPPYNTRCIVLGDYLAFYHILEDKKAVFVSDIIHSKQDYIRLFKKK from the coding sequence TTGGTATCTGACAACAAAAACTATAGCCTTATTATTCCTGAAACCGTACAAGATCAACTAAAGGCGATAAAAAACTATATTGAGACTACTTACTTTTCAGAACAGGCAGGGGCTAACACCGTTAATAATATCCTTTACGGTTTAGAGCGTCTGGAGCTTTTCCCAGAAGCAGGATTTAACGCAGATGAAAGAGTAGGGGAAACCATTTACCCGCCCTATAATACCCGTTGCATTGTTTTAGGGGACTACCTAGCTTTCTATCACATTTTAGAGGATAAAAAAGCCGTGTTTGTTTCTGATATTATCCATAGCAAACAAGACTACATTAGACTATTTAAGAAAAAATAA